Genomic DNA from Desulfuromonas versatilis:
ATGCGGGGGGTGGCAGAACCTGCAGCTGCGCCCCTTCTGCCGGTCAGCCGAGTGAACCGCGTGCAGGTTCCGCTCGCCGTCGCGGAATCGAGTGGGCGGCTCCTGCTCTTCCTGGCGCAGCATCCCCTGGTCGTGGCAGCGCAGGCACAGAGCGTAGGCGGTCGCGTCATAGGGGAAATAGCTCGGCTCCGGAAAGTGATCGACCAACATGCGAAAGTGATCCGACCCGTGGGGGTTGTGGCAGGGGGCGCATTTGCCGTCCTGCAGGGGGCCATGGGCAACCTTGGCCTTGTTCAGCTCTTTTTCGATGGCTTCGAGGGCCGGTTCGCCCAGCCTGCCCCTGCTGTGGCACTCGAAGCAGAGGTCTTTTTCCCGCAGGGGCAGCAGCCCCTTTGTCTGTGAAAAGTGGGTGCTGTGGCAGTTGCCGCAGCCCTTGGCGTCGCGCGTCGGGCCGTGCTGGTGGACCGCCTCGGCAAGAATGCGCCCGATCTCCCCATGACAGCCGATACACAGTTCGGGCATGCTCTCGTTCAGCAGAAACCCGGCCTCCGAGGCATGAGGCGCGTGGCACGAGGTGCAGGGCGAATCGGTAACCGGCGGGTGAACTATCCGCGCCTCCCGCAGTTCCCGGGCAAAGTCGGCATGGCATCGCAGGCAGAGCTGACGCGGAGGCAGACGCAGGAGTCCCTCCTGTTCCGAATCGTGCGGCGAATGGCATTGGCTGCAGGCCCCTGAGGCAAACGGGCCGTGGATGTTCCCCCCCTGCCTTGTCGTATCGGGATGACAGCCGAGGCACAGGGACGAAACATCGTCCCGGTCATTCAACAGAAAACGGTCAGCACCCCCGTGGGGCTGGTGGCAGGCAAGGCATCGTCCCTGCTTCACCGGGGCGTGCACGAACTTTTTCTCAGCAATGAAGGGATGGCACTGGCGGCAAAGGCCGGCTCCCTCTTGGATCAGTTCGAAGGTTTTACCCCCCGGACGGGGGTGATCATTCGTCGTCTGCCGGTGGCAGGCCAGGCAGTCGCCATCGGCAGAGGGTGAGTGCGGAGCCTTGAACTCCGTCAGTTGGCTGTGGCAGGTGTCGGTGAGGCAGGATTGGGCGAAGGCTGCGGAACTGGGGAAATAAACAATTGCAACAATGAGAAACAGCTGGGACAATTTCATGCGGCCCCCCCAAAAAGCTTGTACCGTCCTGCATCTTTGGTCCCATGCATTGGAAAAAGTTACACGTCCATTAAAATACGTGTCTATTTGAGTTCTGTAAACAAATTCGACATCAAAGACGAGCCTGTTATTGAAGCTTTGACAGGCCTCATTTGTAAAAATCCAAATGGCTCTGCCCCTTTCGGACGCAATTCGGGTTCACACAGGCATCCTCACCCTGTCCAGCGCGTGGATTTCCCTGCCTGCGGTGATACCTAGACCCGAAGGTCGGCTCGCTGGGCGAAAAAAAGCCCCCGTCGCGGGCCGGGGGCTATAGACACAGGAACTGGGTGTAACGTGGTCGATTAGAACGGCGGGTCGGGGTAACGCTGGATTCCCGGGGCGGAAAGGCTGCCGTCGAGGTAGGTGGCGGCACTGGCGGCGTCGCTTGCCGAGTAGCCTGCCGATAGCATCAGGGAAGTGATGTCGATGATGCCGTTGAGTACCCCGTTGTCGAGAAAGTCGATGGAATCGAAAATCAGACGCTTGGTGTAGACGCTATTGTGGGTGTAGGCGCCGGGTTCGTTGGCGAGCAGATTGAAGTTGAACGCCGCCCCCATGAGGTCCTTGCCGCGGCCGGGATAGGGCTGGTTCCAATTGGTGACCGGCGTGTTGCCGGCCCCCTCGACATACGGCGCGGTGAAGAAATAGGGGAAGCTGTCATGGTAATGGATCCCCCTGGCGGCCAGCTGGGCTTTGAGGGCGTTCAGGGCGTTGCTGAACCCCTGCTTGCGGGCCCTCAGGCCCTCGGGGCTCATCGCCTGCAGATGGCAGAAGGCGCAGACTGGAGAGACCGAGGTGATCAGGCCGGTCGCGGGGTTTATTTCCGTCGCCCTGAAGGTATGAGAACTGTTCCCCAGGTTCATGTGGCAGCTGGCGCAGGGGCCGCCGTTACCGACCCCGATCCCTGGGTGGGCGAACAGGACCGGGTTTTGGTAGCTCAGGCCGGCATATTGGTAGCCAGCTTTCCACATGACCGCGGCGGTTGCGAGCTTATGGGGATCGATGACGCTCGAATTAGAGAAATCGGCAGTGGAAGATGCGATGGTGCTGCCGCCGGCCCTGCCGCTGTGACAATTGACGCAGACGTTGGACGGGCCCAGGTTTGGAAAAGTGTTCGACGGGGACAGGGTGATGTTGTAATTGAGGAACGAGACCGTAACGGGGTCAAGCACCCGGACTTCCCCGGTGGCCACGCTGAGGTGGCAGGCGTTGCAGGCGAGAATCTGCCCTGGCTGGCCGGCCGTGACGGGTGTGGGCGTGCCCGTGACTTTTTCGATAAAGCCCGGGGTGCTGTGGCAGTTTCGACAGACCGGCCGAACCGGCCAGTCGAACACAGGGCCCGCAATCCAGGCTGGGCTGCTGGTGCTGGCGTGGCCCGAAGTGGCGAAGTCATCGAGGATCTGCGAATTGGCCGAAAAGCTGCCGTCGGCATGGCAGTCGGGACAGGCGGCATTTTGCGAAACATACTGGGCGCCGGTGCCGAAAACGCCGTCGAAATGGTTGGCGATATTCACGGCGGTGACCGCCGTGGAATGGGGGTTGTGGCAATCGAGACAGAGGTCCGCCATCTCGGCGGTGGCGTGGGTCGAGCCCGGCACGTTGGCGTGGCAGGGCTGGCAGACGCCGGTGGGGCGCCCGATGCTGTAATGGCCATTGCTGGTCGGGTCGTGGCAGGCCTGGCAGACGGCCATGGTGCTACCGGGGCCGGTGGTCTTGTGCTTGCTGAGGCCGTAGGCAGCCGTCACGTCCGCGTCCCTGGTGACGTGGCAGGGGGTGCAGTATCCTTGCAGAAACGCCGCGCGCGCGGGGATGTTGACCAGGGCCGAGTCGGTGCTGGTGTAACCTCCCGATGTGATACTGAGGGTGGCCGTGTAGACCCCCGGGGTGTCGGAATAGACTTCGGTAATTTTGGCGTTCGGCGTGGCGAAAACTAGCTCGGGTGGCCCGCTCCAGGCGTAGACGATGGGCCCTTGGTTGCTGCTGCTCTGCCGGGCGTCAAGGTAAGCGGGGAACGCGGCCCCGTTGCCCTGGGCATAGACATCCGGCCCGGCGTGGGCCGTGACCCGGGGAATCGGCTCGAAGGCGGCCGAAACGCCCTGGCTGGCCTGCAGGTTGGTGTAGG
This window encodes:
- a CDS encoding cytochrome c3 family protein, whose amino-acid sequence is MKLSQLFLIVAIVYFPSSAAFAQSCLTDTCHSQLTEFKAPHSPSADGDCLACHRQTTNDHPRPGGKTFELIQEGAGLCRQCHPFIAEKKFVHAPVKQGRCLACHQPHGGADRFLLNDRDDVSSLCLGCHPDTTRQGGNIHGPFASGACSQCHSPHDSEQEGLLRLPPRQLCLRCHADFARELREARIVHPPVTDSPCTSCHAPHASEAGFLLNESMPELCIGCHGEIGRILAEAVHQHGPTRDAKGCGNCHSTHFSQTKGLLPLREKDLCFECHSRGRLGEPALEAIEKELNKAKVAHGPLQDGKCAPCHNPHGSDHFRMLVDHFPEPSYFPYDATAYALCLRCHDQGMLRQEEQEPPTRFRDGERNLHAVHSADRQKGRSCRFCHPPHVSDSAKLINTDGVAFGEWKIPIRLQLSPAGGSCAPGCHKPLSYNREKQENPWNRQQDLFKRR